In Oryza glaberrima chromosome 8, OglaRS2, whole genome shotgun sequence, the following are encoded in one genomic region:
- the LOC127783349 gene encoding uncharacterized protein LOC127783349 gives MVLGKSIRRSNGHASSSSSILDGDDTSSASGGGMSIYYQKINQRVAVLEKVAVSVHESRASTREAALASLVGALEGFVPAHFIGWHLRGEIVRGCCASIKKGAAAKEARLALRAVALLAVTLGPGSKRRILPAETYNPLEPGPGSKKIMAETFPLVSRILEVSTDAPLVIAALESLAVVAFVDVAAENMDDTEACVKALWGLIRPSTGPKVAGVAWKTSPHVLAAAVSAWTLVLTTTDGWKKKKAAASSPAAWRDTAAHLASLLHSDSRAVRMAAGEALAVTIEMKLLTRDSNGALISGVAARASELANEAAGAGVGKANFVEQKELFKSITTFLAGGKAPASSVRASSSHHGRLTASTWTDIVRLNFLRRFLGGGFLPHLQGKVLMGEEAPLIGQVFVVKEDDMAMDHKKKVEKQRTLNRERQIVSDLKHGSSHV, from the coding sequence ATGGTGCTGGGGAAATCCATTCGCCGCTCTAACGgccacgcctcgtcgtcgtcgtccatacTGGACGGCGATGACACCAGCAGCGCTAGCGGTGGCGGCATGAGCATCTACTACCAGAAGATTAATCAGAGAGTCGCCGTTCTCGAGAAGGTCGCCGTCTCCGTGCACGAGAGCCGGGCGTCCacgcgggaggcggcgctggcgtcgCTCGTCGGCGCGCTCGAGGGCTTCGTCCCCGCCCACTTCATCGGGTGGCACCTACGCGGTGAGATCGTTCGCGGCTGCTGCGCCTCCATCAAGAAGGGAGCCGCCGCCAAGGAGGCCCGCCTCGCGCTCCGCGCCGtcgcgctgctcgccgtcaCGCTCGGCCCGGGCTCCAAGAGGAGGATCTTGCCGGCGGAGACGTACAACCCGCTCGAACCCGGCCCTGGCTCGAAGAAGATCATGGCGGAGACGTTCCCGCTCGTCTCCCGGATCCTCGAGGTGTCAACCGACGCGCCCCTGGTGATCGCCGCGCTCGAgtccctcgccgtcgtcgcgttcgtcgacgtcgccgcggaGAACATGGACGACACGGAGGCGTGCGTGAAGGCGCTGTGGGGGCTGATCCGCCCAAGCACGGGGCCCAAGGTCGCCGGCGTGGCGTGGAAGACGAGCCCTCATGtcctggccgccgccgtgtcggcgTGGACGCTCGTGCTGACCACCACCGACggctggaagaagaagaaggcggcggcgtcctctcCCGCCGCGTGGCGCGACACGGCGGCGCACCTCGCCTCGCTCCTCCACTCCGACAGCCGCGCCGTCCGaatggccgccggcgaggctctCGCCGTCACCATCGAGATGAAGCTCCTGACCCGGGACAGCAACGGCGCCCTCATCTCCGGCGTGGCGGCCAGAGCGTCCGAGCTCGCCAACGAAGCCGCCGGAGCGGGCGTCGGCAAGGCCAACTTTGTCGAGCAGAAGGAGCTCTTCAAGAGCATCACGAcgttcctcgccggcggcaaggcACCGGCGAGCTCGGtgcgcgcgtcgtcgtcccaccacgggcggctgacggcgtCGACATGGACGGACATTGTCCGGCTCAACTTCCTCCGGCGATTCCTCGGCGGCGGGTTCCTGCCGCACCTCCAGGGGAAGGTGCTGAtgggggaggaggcgccgcTGATAGGGCAGGTGTTCGTCGTCAAGGAGGACGACATGGCCATGGATCACAAGAAGAAGGTGGAGAAGCAGAGGACGCTCAACAGGGAGCGCCAAATTGTCTCTGACCTCAAGCATGGATCTTCTCATGTATGA
- the LOC127782991 gene encoding uncharacterized protein LOC127782991: MNFRPRKPPKDGRVFVRGLAAGTGEADLLRHFDRYGVVDEVSIPGVEADTLTGLPALRFAIVKFGHPEFAGLALADREQVIDGQTVHVGREDPRQSGCHSSGYKPLKQSTRQIGERKRRVGDMIKVVIGPLPEDSLERGLLKYLKQFGSVDAGMLIIDCIIKYISRDGQELTVKIDKSKNAAWSTCEDTFHFSDRRKNSDGRINPNIYRGLINKTPPPAAACAYSYNRTGGIAGKKCNIPNGSCNYPTCPKSYHGSIVNQTHFPHPAAYAYSCNRTGGIAEQMCNIPNGFCNYPTYKLNPNFYRGSSIVNQIPFPYPAAYSYFCNPTGSFAGQIFDDDFAYQCGGMNWNATMLN; encoded by the exons ATGAACTTTCGACCACGGAAGCCGCCGAAAGACGGCAGGGTGTTCGTCCGCGGTCTCGCCGCGGGCACCGGCGAGGCGGACCTCCTCCGCCACTTCGATCGTTACGGGGTGGTGGACGAAGTCTCCATCCCGGGGGTCGAGGCCGACACCCTCACCGGCCTCCCGGCCCTCCGCTTCGCCATCGTCAAGTTCGGCCACCCGGAGTTCGccggcctcgccctcgccgatcGAGAGCAGGTCATCGACGGCCAGACG GTTCATGTTGGAAGAGAAGACCCAAGACAATCGGGATGCCATAGTTCAGGATACAAGCCTCTCAAGCAGAGCACTCGTCAGATTGGTGAAAGAAAACGCCGTGTTGGGGATATGATTAAGGTAGTAATTGGCCCATTGCCAGAGGATTCTTTAGAAAGAGGGCTTTTGAAGTACCTAAAACAATTTGGATCCGTGGATGCTGGAATGCTGATCATTGATTGTATCATCAAATATATCTCCAGAGATGGGCAAGAGTTAACTGTGAAGATTGACAAGTCCAAAAATGCAGCTTGGTCAACCTGTGAAGACACTTTCCACTTTTCTGATAGACGCAAGAACAGTGATGGCAGAATCAACCCCAATATCTACCGTGGATTAATAAATAAaactcctcctcctgctgctgcatgTGCTTACTCCTACAACCGAACTGGAGGCATTGCCGGAAAAAAATGCAACATCCCCAATGGTTCTTGCAACTATCCTACATGCCCCAAGTCCTATCATGGATCAATTGTGAATCAAACACATTTTCCTCATCCGGCTGCATATGCTTACTCCTGCAACCGAACTGGAGGCATTGCGGAACAAATGTGCAACATTCCCAATGGTTTTTGCAACTATCCTACATACAAGTTGAATCCCAATTTCTATCGTGGATCATCAATTGTGAATCAAATTCCATTTCCTTATCCTGCTGCCTATAGTTATTTCTGCAACCCAACTGGAAGCTTTGCTGGacaaatatttgatgatgatttTGCTTATCAGTGTGGCGGAATGAATTGGAACGCCACTATGCTAAATTAA
- the LOC127781956 gene encoding oligopeptide transporter 1-like, translated as MEQPRLELSSLEGHRSSENPESRDEKTEEEVDDCPIEEVRLTVPITDDPALPALTFRTWLLGLISCAMLAFSNQFFGYRQNPLYISSLSVQIVVLPLGKLMAACLPKKVFRVKGTPWSFSLNPGPFNLKEHVLITIFANTGSNSVYAVGIITIVKAFYRREIHPLAAMLLTQTTQLMGYGWAGLFRKFLVDSPYMWWPSNLVQVSLFRALHEKEKRPKGGTTRLQFFLTVLITSFAYYIVPNYLFPTISTISVVCLVWKKSVTAQQIGSGVYGLGVGSFGLDWATVAGFLGTPLSTPAFAIVNIMAGFFLIVYVIVPAAYWADAYGAKRFPIISSHVFSANGSRYDVNQVLDTATFEFSQAGYDAAGKINLSIFFAFTYGLSFATLAATLSHVALFHGGSIWRQTKAAVSGQGGDVHTRLMKRNYASVPQWWFQVMLVAVLGLSVFTCEGFGQQLQLPYWGVLLAAGLAFFFTLPIGIITATTNQQPGLNVITELIIGYLYPGRPLANVAFKTYGYISMSQAIMFLQDFKLGHYMKIPPRSMFIVQLVGTVLASSVYFGTSWWLLESVSNICDPAKLPQGSPWTCPGDDVFFNASIIWGVVGPLRMFGRLGLYAKMNYFFLAGALAPVPVWALSRAFPGRAWIGLVNMPVLLGATGMMPPARSVNYLMWGAVGLAFNYVVYRRYKGWWARHNYVLSAGLDAGVAFMGILSYAVLQSRGINGVNWWGLQVDDHCALARCPTAPGVSAPGCPVQ; from the exons atggagcaaccacggcTTGAGCTCAGCAGCCTGGAAGGTCACCGGAGTAGCGAAAATCCAGAGAGCAGAGATGAGAAAACCG AAGAGGAGGTAGACGACTGCCCGATCGAGGAGGTGCGGCTGACGGTGCCGATCACCGACGACCCGGCATTGCCGGCGCTGACGTTCAGGACATGGCTGCTGGGGCTCATCTCCTGCGCGATGCTGGCCTTCTCCAACCAGTTCTTCGGCTACCGGCAGAATCCGCTCTATATCTCGTCGCTGTCCGTGCAGATCGTCGTCTTGCCGCTGGGCAAGCTGATGGCTGCTTGCCTCCCCAAGAAGGTGTTCAGGGTGAAGGGCACGCCATGGTCGTTCTCGCTCAACCCGGGGCCGTTCAACCTCAAGGAGCATGTGCTCATCACCATCTTCGCCAACACCGGATCCAACTCCGTCTACGCCGTCGGCATTATCACCATTGTTAAGGCCTTCTACCGCCGGGAGATTCATCCTCTTGCTGCCATGCTGCTCACCCAGACAACCCAG CTGATGGGATATGGTTGGGCTGGCCTCTTCAGAAAGTTTCTTGTGGACTCACCTTACATGTGGTGGCCTTCAAACTTGGTACAGGTTTCACTCTTCAG agctCTGCatgagaaggagaagaggccAAAGGGAGGGACGACGAGGCTGCAGTTCTTCCTGACCGTGCTCATCACCAGCTTCGCCTACTACATTGTGCCGAACTACCTGTTCCCGACCATCTCCACCATCTCGGTGGTGTGCCTGGtgtggaagaagtcggtgacgGCGCAGCAGATCGGCTCCGGCGTGTACGGCCTGGGCGTCGGCTCGTTCGGCCTGGACtgggcgacggtggccggcTTCCTCGGCACGCCGCTGTCGACGCCGGCGTTCGCCATCGTCAACATCATGGCCGGCTTCTTCCTCATCGTCTACGTGATCGTGCCGGCGGCGTACTGGGCCGACGCGTACGGCGCCAAGCGGTTCCCGATCATCTCCTCCCACGTGTTCTCCGCCAACGGCAGCCGGTACGACGTCAaccaggtgctcgacacggcGACGTTCGAGTTCAGCCAGGCCGGGTACGACGCCGCGGGCAAGATCAACCTGAGCATCTTCTTCGCCTTCACCTACGGCCTCAGCTTCGCCACGCTCGCCGCGACGCTGTCGCACGTCGCGCTCTTCCACGGCGGGTCGATATGGCGGCAGACCAAGGCGGCGGTGAGCGGGCAGGGCGGCGACGTGCACACCAGGCTGATGAAGCGCAACTACGCCTCGGTGCCGCAGTGGtggttccaggtgatgctcgTCGCCGTGCTCGGCCTCTCCGTGTTCACCTGCGAGGGCTTCGGCCAGCAGCTGCAGCTCCCGTACTGgggcgtcctcctcgccgccggcctcgccttCTTCTTCACCCTCCCCATCGGCAtcatcaccgccaccaccaaTCAG CAACCTGGGCTGAACGTGATCACCGAGCTGATCATCGGATACCTGTACCCGGGGAGGCCGCTCGCCAACGTCGCCTTCAAGACGTACGGCTACATCAGCATGTCCCAGGCGATCATGTTCTTGCAGGATTTCAAGCTGGGCCACTACATGAAGATCCCACCACGCTCCATGTTCATCGTCCAG CTCGTCGGGACGGTGCTGGCGTCGTCGGTGTACTTCGGGACGTCGTGGTGGCTGCTGGAGAGCGTGAGCAACATCTGCGACCCGGCGAAGCTGCCGCAGGGGAGCCCGTGGACGTGCCCCGGCGACGACGTCTTCTTCAACGCCTCCATCATCTGGGGGGTGGTCGGCCCGCTGCGGATGTTCGGCCGCCTCGGCCTGTACGCCAAGATGAACTacttcttcctcgccggcgcgctgGCGCCGGTGCCGGTGTGGGCGCTGTCGCGGGCGTTCCCGGGCAGGGCGTGGATCGGGCTCGTCAACATGCCGGTGCTCCTCGGCGCCACGGGGAtgatgccgccggcgaggtcggtgAACTACCTCATGTGGGGCGCCGTGGGGCTCGCCTTCAACTACGTCGTGTACCGCCGGTACAAGGGGTGGTGGGCGCGGCACAACTACGTGCTGTCCGCCGGGCTGGACGCCGGCGTGGCCTTCATGGGGATCCTCTCGTACGCCGTGCTGCAGTCGAGGGGCATCAATGGCGTCAACTGGTGGGGGCTGCAGGTGGACGACCACTGCGCCCTGGCTCGTTGCCCCACGGCGCCCGGGGTCAGCGCCCCCGGCTGCCCGGTGCAGTGA
- the LOC127781957 gene encoding uncharacterized protein LOC127781957, whose protein sequence is MGKAEARSREHGGGGGGGSGSAGKIFVGGLPRDTTEADFVKHFGQYGEIVDSVIMRDKHTSQPRGFGFITYSNPAVVDRVMDDIHEFNGKQVEIKRTIPKDSMQSKDFKTKKIFVGGLPQALTEDDFKHFFQKYGPVVDHQIMRDHQTKRSRGFGFIVFSSDQVVDDLLANGNMIDLAGAKVEIKKAEPKKSSNPPPSSHGSASRSAYGRDSRGHSSGNDYGGLANAYSNYNSGGFGPYRNHGVYGGGSLSGYGGIGEYGVQYGRYYPGLGGSGGMPSFGYASRVGPYGGGFEGPYAGGNLSGYRRGGDESFGGLSSSSFGGAMYGGAAYDPALGGYASGSTPERSRGNLAGGSGRYNPYGR, encoded by the exons ATGGGgaaggcggaggcgaggtccagggagcacggcgggggcggaggaggaggcagcggcagcgcggG GAAGATCTTCGTCGGTGGACTGCCCCGTGACACCACGGAAG CGGATTTTGTGAAGCATTTTGGCCAGTATGGAGAAATAGTTGATTCAGTGATAATGAGGGATAAGCACACATCTCAGCCAAGGGGCTTTGGCTTTATTACATATTCTAACCCTGCCGTTGTGGATAGAGTGATGGATGATATCCATGAATTCAATGGAAAGCAA GTTGAAATCAAGAGAACCATTCCAAAAGATTCTATGCAATCAAAGGATTTCAAAACTAAAAAGATATTTGTTGGTGGGCTTCCTCAAGCACTGACAGAAG ATGATTTCAAGCATTTCTTCCAGAAATATGGCCCTGTGGTGGACCATCAGATTATGCGTGATCATCAAACCAAGCGTTCACGAGGCTTTGGATTTATAGTTTTTAGTTCTGATCAGGTTGTAGATGATTTATTAGCAAATGGAAATATGATTGATCTTGCTGGTGCAAAG GTGGAGATCAAGAAAGCAGAACCAAAGAAATCCTCAAATCCACCACCATCATCACATGGTAGTGCCTCTAGATCAGCATATGGTAGGGATTCTAGGGGTCATTCTTCTGGCAATGACTATGGTGGACTGGCCAATGCTTATAGCAACTACAACAGTGGTGGATTTGGGCCTTATAGGAACCATGGAGTTTATGGTGGTGGTAGTCTCAGTGGTTATGGTGGGATAGGTGAATATGGCGTTCAGTATGGCCGTTACTATCCAGGATTAGGAGGATCTGGAGGCATGCCTTCTTTTGGTTATGCTAGTCGTGTTGGGCCATATGGAGGAGGTTTTGAGGGACCTTACGCTGGTGGGAACTTAAGTGGATACAGGCGTGGTGGTGATGAGAGCTTTGGTGGCCTCAGTAGTTCTAGCTTTGGTGGCGCTATGTATGGCGGCGCAGCATATGATCCTGCACTAGGTGGTTATGCATCTGGTAGCACACCTGAAAGAAGCAGGGGAAATTTGGCTGGTGGTTCAGGCCGGTACAATCCATATGGACGATAG
- the LOC127783118 gene encoding LOW QUALITY PROTEIN: putative zinc finger CCCH domain-containing protein 57 (The sequence of the model RefSeq protein was modified relative to this genomic sequence to represent the inferred CDS: deleted 2 bases in 1 codon), whose product MALAEAAVSSDDFERHGRNKVVIDEFGYEDLLRRRHTGHESQNDADDAEQHGREVREGEYEGLILMRHRDTSHELLQDDARRRRADAEAEQQGGDGEVRDEYEDYLCRQLGAVYSGPDQIYEHDMRGPEPAHSPNTPDQIYVPCERMLPYPSNCDNAEDRIHMACLALKNLVKDMEGIYSPRGTLWQYLEDVISLAHALFLENTKLHRFTDQASHQDLPLQPPQGFPFQQQPQHDGYQQPGVPFQQPQQGGYYGHGQGIMFQRGGYLQDVPFQHWQWQQGGYGQGFMFPQAQHQGGYGQGFLSEQPLPGDPSFMNMQAPYDGDGGVLFQKPQHYHHGHVPSEKGAIQQAKGKQKMREPKTVMCPDWCRTGHCSSGDGCEYAHSQDELRVIDAGPKYRTEPCRYWLAGKGCWYGDKCRYKHHRLAREPLNGKHF is encoded by the exons ATGGCGTTGGCCGAGGCCGCTGTAAGTTCGGACGACTTCGAGCGGCACGGCCGCAACAAGGTCGTCATAGACGAGTTCGGCTACGAGGacctgctgcgccgccgccacaccggCCACGAGTCGCAGAACGATGCGGACGACGCAGAGCAGCACGGCCGCGAGGTCAGAGAAGGCGAGTACGAGGGCCTGATCCTGATGCGCCACCGCGACACCAGCCACGAGTTGTTGCAGGATGAtgcgcgccgacgccgcgcggATGCAGAGGCAGAGCAgcagggcggcgacggcgaggtcagAGATGAGTACGAGGACTACCTGTGTCGCCAGCTCGGCGCCGTCTACAGCGGGCCCGATCAAATCTACGAGCACGACATGCGAGGTCCGGAACCAGCACACTCGCCAAACACGCCCGACCAGATCTACGTCCCCTGCGAAAGGATGCTTCCCTACCCAAGCAACTGCGACAACGCCGAGGACCGGATTCATATGGCATGTCTTGCTCTCAAGAACCTGGTAAAAGACATGGAAGGAATCTACTCTCCTCGAGGAACCTTGTGGCAGTATCTGGAGGACGTCATCTCTCTTGCGCATGCTCTGTTTCTGGAGAACACCAAGCTCCACCGGTTCACTGATCAGGCTTCGCACCAGGACTTGCCGTTGCAGCCGCCGCAGGGCTTCCCATTTCAACAGCAGCCGCAGCACGATGGCTACCAGCAGCCGGGCGTCCCGTTCCAGCAACCGCAGCAAGGTGGCTACTACGGCCACGGCCAGGGCATCATGTTTCAGCGAGGTGGCTACCTCCAGGATGTCCCGTTCCAGCACTGGCAGTGGCAGCAGGGTGGTTACGGACAAGGCTTCATGTTTCCGCAGGCTCAGCATCAAGGTGGCTACGGCCAAGGTTTCCTGTCCGAGCAGCCGCTGCCCGGTGACCCCAGCTTCATGAACATGCAG GCTCCTTACGACGGCGACGGGGGAGTCCTGTTCCAGAAGCCGCAGCACTATCACCATGGGCATGTTCCGAGCGAGAAGGGCGCTATTCAG CAGGCCAAGGGGAAGCAGAAGATGCGGGAACCAAAAACTGTCATGTGCCCGGACTGGTGCAGAACCGGACATTGCTCCTCTGGTGACGGGTGCGAATATGCTCACAGTCAAGACGAACTGCGGGTAATCGACGCCGGCCCCAAGTACAGAACAGAGCCGTGCCGTTACTGGCTAGCTGGGAAAGGGTGCTGGTATGGGGACAAATGCCGGTACAAGCAT CACCGATTAGCTCGGGAGCCACT CAACGGGAAACACTTCTAA